A single genomic interval of Halorubrum aethiopicum harbors:
- a CDS encoding class I SAM-dependent methyltransferase, which yields MTDGDEPTDWDGRFANGEYPRDPEPSPVLRSYEPSIPDGRALDLATGTGRNALFLAAAGYEVDALDASSEGLRIVRERAAERGLEERIETVHADATEHDFPTGRYDLVTVSFYHTLDRFTDLCESLAEGGYLFVEGHLRSAEPTPSGPSTDRYRFAANELLRAGLGLTVLHYDETTEERPDDRRRATARLLARRSHGPRQSYPKRPGGR from the coding sequence ATGACCGACGGCGACGAACCGACCGACTGGGACGGGCGGTTCGCGAACGGCGAGTACCCCCGAGACCCGGAGCCGTCTCCCGTCCTCCGTTCCTACGAGCCCTCGATCCCCGATGGCCGGGCGCTCGATCTGGCGACGGGGACCGGGCGGAACGCACTGTTCCTCGCGGCGGCCGGCTACGAGGTCGACGCGCTCGACGCCTCGAGTGAGGGGCTCCGGATCGTCCGGGAGCGGGCGGCGGAGCGCGGGCTCGAGGAGCGGATCGAGACGGTTCACGCCGACGCCACGGAGCACGACTTCCCGACGGGTCGGTACGACCTGGTCACGGTGAGCTTCTATCACACGCTCGACCGGTTCACCGACCTGTGTGAGTCGCTCGCCGAGGGCGGCTACCTCTTCGTCGAGGGGCACCTCCGGTCGGCCGAGCCGACGCCGTCCGGCCCGAGCACCGACCGCTACCGGTTCGCGGCGAACGAGCTCCTGCGGGCCGGCCTCGGACTGACGGTCCTCCACTACGACGAGACGACCGAGGAGCGCCCCGACGACCGCCGGCGCGCGACCGCGCGGCTCCTCGCGCGGCGGTCTCACGGTCCCCGCCAGTCGTACCCGAAGCGGCCGGGGGGTCGGTGA
- a CDS encoding ABC transporter substrate-binding protein, giving the protein MSYHKRRRDVLKGIGVAGAVSVAGCSGGGGGGGGGSGPDLLTVIGYPESGIQLFRDYYSASDGAEEILIPDGLQDPALPGQVGNDMNNVTGTAPAAGGPNQEAFETLYQDTYDESPGVFTSQSYDSAAALILANVAAGENDGTAIRDQLRRIANPGGTEYGPEGFLDAVEAVANGEDINYQGASSAVNFDQNGDPASAAYSIWEFAGQDADSVSVNETQSFEGENPDGAGPSADSSPGGFGREVSVGILLPETGDLASTGQPMIRAAELPAQQVNESDLDLTVNAQFEDTNTSPDQGVSGAESLVSAGVPAVCGTASSGVNVPVCQETFIPNEVVGCSPSSTALSVTNLEDDDYIFRTAPSDQLQGRVMAQVASERLEAETAATLYVNNDYGQQLSERFSNVFEDTFDGEVYDQISFNIGESSYSSVIEQALSSGN; this is encoded by the coding sequence ATGTCATACCACAAGAGACGGCGTGACGTACTGAAGGGGATCGGTGTCGCGGGCGCGGTCAGCGTCGCCGGCTGCTCGGGGGGCGGAGGCGGTGGCGGCGGCGGCAGCGGGCCGGACCTCCTCACCGTCATCGGCTACCCGGAGAGCGGCATTCAGCTCTTCCGTGACTACTACAGCGCGTCCGACGGAGCCGAGGAGATCCTCATCCCCGACGGGCTCCAGGACCCCGCGTTACCCGGCCAGGTCGGCAACGACATGAACAACGTCACCGGCACCGCGCCGGCGGCGGGCGGGCCGAACCAGGAGGCGTTCGAGACGCTGTATCAGGACACGTACGACGAGTCGCCGGGCGTGTTCACCTCGCAGTCGTACGACTCGGCCGCCGCGCTCATTCTCGCGAACGTCGCCGCGGGCGAGAACGACGGCACCGCGATCCGCGACCAGCTCCGGCGCATCGCGAACCCCGGCGGCACCGAGTACGGCCCGGAAGGGTTCCTCGACGCGGTCGAGGCGGTCGCGAACGGTGAGGACATCAACTACCAGGGCGCGTCGAGCGCGGTCAACTTCGATCAGAACGGCGACCCCGCGTCCGCGGCCTACTCCATCTGGGAGTTCGCCGGCCAGGACGCCGACTCGGTCTCCGTCAACGAAACCCAGAGCTTCGAGGGTGAGAACCCCGACGGGGCCGGTCCCTCCGCGGACTCCTCGCCCGGCGGCTTCGGCCGCGAGGTGAGCGTCGGAATCCTGCTCCCCGAGACCGGGGACCTGGCGTCGACGGGTCAGCCGATGATCCGCGCCGCCGAACTCCCGGCCCAGCAGGTCAACGAGTCCGACCTCGACCTCACCGTGAACGCCCAGTTCGAGGACACCAACACCTCGCCCGACCAGGGGGTCAGCGGCGCGGAGTCGCTGGTCAGCGCGGGCGTTCCGGCGGTGTGCGGGACCGCCTCCTCCGGCGTCAACGTCCCGGTGTGTCAGGAGACGTTCATCCCGAACGAGGTCGTCGGCTGTTCGCCCTCCAGCACCGCGCTGTCGGTGACGAACCTCGAGGACGACGACTACATCTTCCGGACCGCCCCGAGCGACCAGCTCCAGGGACGGGTCATGGCGCAGGTCGCCTCCGAGCGGCTCGAGGCCGAGACCGCCGCGACGCTGTACGTGAACAACGACTACGGACAGCAGCTCTCCGAGCGGTTCAGCAACGTGTTCGAGGACACCTTCGACGGCGAGGTGTACGACCAGATCAGCTTCAACATCGGCGAGTCCTCCTACTCCAGCGTCATCGAGCAGGCGCTCTCGAGCGGGAACTGA
- a CDS encoding NAD(P)-dependent oxidoreductase, with amino-acid sequence MTAIGLIGVGYIGKLLVDRLLDAGYRVTVFDVDDDQVAHAIDRGARAAGSPAEVAREADAVILTLPGSPEVEATMEGSDGLLAELDRGQLLVDVSTTRPATSVACEELCAEAGADFLEATITGGSPREGYHVMAGGSEASYERAGDLLDAIADGHVRVGPVPDATVFKLGLQMRYAGRRAVDAEAVEFVRDNGVDPTIFVDFLEFEMYEGYFTGEFGQAMEGLGTLAIWNKDLGYALEFAGERDTAAPLTAAVHEAYKATARRVGDGEGHAAALVTYWMRLNDAEGRFAPASQ; translated from the coding sequence ATGACCGCTATCGGCCTCATCGGCGTCGGCTACATCGGCAAACTGCTCGTCGACCGCCTCCTCGACGCGGGGTACCGCGTGACCGTGTTCGACGTCGACGACGACCAGGTGGCGCACGCGATCGACCGCGGCGCGAGAGCCGCGGGAAGCCCGGCGGAGGTGGCTCGGGAGGCCGACGCGGTGATCCTGACGCTGCCCGGCTCGCCCGAGGTGGAGGCGACGATGGAGGGGTCGGACGGGTTGCTCGCGGAGCTGGACCGGGGGCAGCTCCTCGTCGACGTGTCGACGACCCGCCCGGCCACGTCCGTCGCCTGCGAGGAGCTGTGCGCCGAGGCGGGTGCCGACTTCCTCGAGGCGACGATCACCGGCGGGTCGCCGCGAGAGGGATACCACGTCATGGCCGGCGGGTCCGAGGCGAGCTACGAGCGGGCCGGAGACCTCCTGGACGCGATCGCGGACGGCCACGTCCGGGTCGGCCCGGTCCCCGACGCGACGGTGTTCAAGCTCGGCCTCCAGATGCGCTACGCCGGCCGCCGCGCGGTCGACGCCGAGGCCGTCGAGTTCGTCCGAGACAACGGCGTGGACCCGACGATCTTCGTCGACTTCCTCGAGTTCGAGATGTACGAGGGGTACTTCACGGGGGAGTTCGGCCAGGCGATGGAGGGATTGGGGACGCTGGCGATCTGGAACAAGGACCTCGGCTACGCCCTGGAATTCGCGGGCGAGCGCGACACCGCGGCCCCGTTGACCGCCGCGGTCCACGAGGCGTACAAGGCGACCGCGCGTCGGGTCGGCGACGGGGAGGGACACGCCGCGGCGCTCGTCACGTACTGGATGCGTCTCAACGACGCGGAGGGGCGGTTCGCCCCGGCGTCCCAGTGA
- a CDS encoding ABC transporter ATP-binding protein, which yields MSLLEVRELDAGYGDLQILTDVDLDVDDEEYVTIVGPNGAGKSTVMKSVFGLTTHMGGTVTFDGEDISGTKPEDIIHKGLGYVPQSENVFAELDVQENLEMGAYILDEVPQEALRTVYDRFPILEERKEQRAGTLSGGQRQMLAMGRALMLDPELLLLDEPSAGLAPDLVDEMFDKIDEINESGTAVLMVEQNAKEALRRCDRGYVLSNGQNRYEDEGTALLNDEEVRREFLGG from the coding sequence ATGAGCCTGCTCGAGGTCCGCGAGCTGGACGCCGGCTACGGCGACCTCCAGATCCTCACGGACGTCGACCTCGACGTCGACGACGAGGAGTACGTCACCATCGTCGGCCCGAACGGGGCCGGCAAGTCCACGGTGATGAAGTCGGTGTTCGGACTGACGACCCACATGGGCGGCACCGTGACCTTCGACGGCGAGGACATAAGCGGGACGAAGCCCGAGGACATCATCCACAAGGGGTTGGGGTACGTCCCACAGAGCGAGAACGTCTTCGCGGAGCTCGACGTCCAGGAGAACCTCGAGATGGGCGCGTACATCCTCGACGAGGTTCCCCAGGAGGCGCTCCGGACCGTCTACGACCGGTTCCCGATACTCGAAGAGCGGAAAGAACAGCGGGCGGGGACGCTGAGCGGCGGCCAGCGACAGATGCTCGCGATGGGTCGCGCGCTGATGCTCGACCCGGAGCTCCTGTTGCTCGACGAGCCGAGTGCCGGCCTCGCGCCCGACCTCGTCGACGAGATGTTCGACAAGATCGACGAGATCAACGAGTCGGGGACCGCGGTCCTGATGGTCGAGCAGAACGCCAAGGAGGCGCTTCGACGCTGTGACCGCGGCTACGTGCTCTCGAACGGTCAGAACCGCTACGAGGACGAGGGGACCGCACTGTTGAACGACGAGGAGGTCCGCCGGGAGTTCCTCGGCGGGTAA
- a CDS encoding branched-chain amino acid ABC transporter permease yields the protein MSVDDVRGRLDGLFERDVTLVLAVLGAIYLAYVLAGVAFGYGLRGQLNSIANLTFYVGAFGMLALALNLHWGYTGLFNIGIVGFMGIGVYVTALVSKPPVAEGGAAQVGGLGLPLVVGVIAGVVVAGLFGLLVALPALRLRADYLAIVTVAFSEIVRFTMMSRTFQEVTVPDTIDLTVAGVQLFSFDPTADTIGLGGGGGLILNYTDPLEALLRLLFLWEPYLGFVAFVQRNFIPNNPKPVIDGLVYGIVLLVCVGLFYLLLSRTGKSPFGRVLKAIREDEDVANALGKDTDRFKLTAFVLGAALMGLGGILWYSGRGSITPPSFRPNITFFVWIALIIGGAGSNTGSFLGGAIFAGVLYEGPRYVKNLVEAAFELGDAPQNFGEAVAAFGSLDPVPFLVYTLDSVSQLRLVIMGVVLIWLMHNRPEGLLGHRKETASSVDLSRPGGDGSSGQSTAADGGETR from the coding sequence ATGAGCGTCGACGACGTTCGCGGCCGGCTCGACGGGCTCTTCGAGCGCGACGTGACGCTGGTGCTCGCGGTCCTCGGCGCGATCTACTTGGCGTACGTTCTCGCCGGGGTCGCGTTCGGGTACGGCCTCCGCGGCCAGCTGAACTCGATCGCGAACCTCACCTTCTACGTCGGCGCGTTCGGCATGCTCGCGCTGGCGTTGAACCTCCACTGGGGGTACACCGGCCTCTTCAACATCGGCATCGTCGGCTTCATGGGCATCGGCGTCTACGTCACCGCGCTCGTCTCGAAGCCGCCGGTGGCGGAGGGCGGTGCCGCGCAGGTCGGCGGGCTCGGCCTCCCGCTCGTCGTCGGCGTGATCGCCGGCGTCGTCGTGGCGGGGCTGTTCGGCCTCCTGGTCGCGTTGCCCGCGCTCCGGCTCCGGGCCGACTACCTCGCGATCGTCACGGTCGCGTTCTCGGAGATCGTCCGGTTCACGATGATGTCCCGGACGTTCCAGGAGGTCACCGTTCCGGACACGATCGACCTCACGGTCGCCGGGGTCCAGCTGTTCAGCTTCGACCCGACCGCGGACACGATCGGGCTCGGCGGCGGGGGCGGGCTCATCCTGAACTACACGGACCCGCTCGAGGCGCTGCTTCGGCTCCTGTTCCTCTGGGAGCCGTACCTCGGCTTCGTCGCGTTCGTCCAGCGGAACTTCATCCCGAACAACCCCAAACCGGTGATAGACGGACTCGTCTACGGGATCGTCCTCCTCGTCTGCGTGGGGCTGTTCTACCTGCTTCTCTCGCGGACCGGCAAGTCGCCGTTCGGCCGGGTGTTGAAGGCCATCCGCGAGGACGAGGACGTCGCGAACGCGCTGGGGAAAGACACCGATCGGTTCAAGCTCACGGCGTTCGTGCTCGGCGCGGCGCTGATGGGGCTCGGCGGGATCCTCTGGTACTCCGGCCGCGGGAGCATCACGCCGCCCTCGTTCCGGCCGAACATCACCTTCTTCGTGTGGATCGCGCTCATCATCGGGGGCGCGGGATCGAACACCGGCAGCTTCCTCGGCGGGGCGATCTTCGCCGGGGTGTTGTACGAGGGGCCGCGGTACGTGAAGAACCTGGTCGAGGCCGCCTTCGAGCTGGGCGACGCGCCGCAGAACTTCGGCGAGGCGGTCGCGGCGTTCGGGTCGCTCGATCCCGTCCCCTTCCTCGTCTACACGCTCGACAGCGTGAGCCAGTTGCGGCTCGTGATCATGGGCGTGGTGTTGATCTGGCTGATGCACAACCGCCCCGAGGGGCTGCTCGGCCACCGCAAGGAGACCGCCTCCAGCGTCGACCTCTCGCGGCCGGGAGGCGACGGGTCGAGCGGGCAGTCGACCGCGGCCGACGGGGGCGAGACGCGATGA
- a CDS encoding ABC transporter ATP-binding protein — MSGTDDSVADGSTPAEEPLEDAPAEDGSTPAEDAPTEDDSTTGEDAPAEVGSTPAAEDDPDGDAGAPADAETPDRTVHAPEDSDVSVDSTPLEVEGLRRTFGGIVAVDDVSFDVEQGTLTGLIGPNGAGKSTTFNLITGMLEPDAGTVRFNGEEITGYQPHEIANRGLVRTFQIARELEEMTVLENMMLAPKGQTGESLWRSVLPLTRGDVREQETEQLERVWEVLDFFEIDHLADEYAGNLSGGQRKLLEMARALLTDPDMLLLDEPFAGVNPTLEKRLLGHIHELRDRGYTFLIVEHDMDLIMNNCERVIVMHQGRILKDGTPAEIKESEEVIEAYLGGEV, encoded by the coding sequence ATGAGCGGCACCGACGACTCCGTCGCGGACGGCTCGACGCCGGCCGAGGAACCGCTCGAGGACGCGCCGGCCGAGGACGGTTCGACGCCGGCGGAGGACGCACCGACCGAGGACGACTCGACGACAGGGGAGGACGCACCGGCGGAGGTCGGCTCGACGCCGGCCGCCGAGGACGACCCGGACGGAGACGCGGGCGCACCGGCCGACGCGGAGACGCCGGATCGAACCGTCCACGCGCCGGAGGACTCCGACGTGTCGGTCGATTCGACGCCCCTCGAAGTCGAGGGGCTCCGGCGGACGTTCGGCGGCATCGTCGCCGTCGACGACGTCAGCTTCGACGTCGAACAGGGGACGCTCACGGGACTCATCGGTCCGAACGGGGCCGGCAAGTCGACGACGTTCAACCTCATCACCGGGATGTTGGAGCCCGACGCCGGGACGGTCCGGTTCAACGGCGAGGAGATAACCGGCTACCAACCCCACGAGATAGCCAACCGCGGGCTCGTCCGGACGTTCCAGATCGCCCGCGAACTCGAGGAGATGACCGTCCTCGAGAACATGATGCTCGCGCCGAAGGGACAGACCGGGGAGTCGCTGTGGCGGTCGGTGTTACCCCTCACCCGCGGGGACGTGCGCGAACAGGAGACCGAACAGCTCGAGCGCGTGTGGGAGGTGCTCGACTTCTTCGAGATCGACCACCTCGCCGACGAGTACGCGGGGAACCTCTCCGGCGGCCAGCGGAAGCTGCTGGAGATGGCGCGCGCGCTGTTGACCGACCCCGACATGCTGCTCCTCGACGAGCCGTTCGCGGGCGTCAACCCGACGCTGGAGAAGCGGCTGCTCGGTCACATCCACGAGCTGCGCGACCGCGGATACACGTTCCTCATCGTGGAACACGACATGGACCTCATCATGAACAACTGCGAGCGGGTCATCGTCATGCATCAGGGCCGGATCCTGAAGGACGGGACCCCGGCGGAGATCAAGGAGAGCGAGGAGGTCATCGAGGCGTATCTCGGAGGTGAGGTATGA
- a CDS encoding branched-chain amino acid ABC transporter permease codes for MSLSETYGRYRRTLSEEPLAIGVVLVALWMVWTLASGLLTGGIRISGLAALVWDGLLRGLIIGLAGIGLSMTYSILNFANFAHGDYLTSGAFAGMATSYLVAGIGENSVGALLLVGAGGSVFGGALGIGVTTSPIAVVLGALVAGVATVALALSIDRFVYKPIRDESGIALLITSIGVAFALRYLIQFVFGAGVRGTTAAGSVPRLDVPAFDGTFRVTAHDVTLILVAAGLMLGVHLLLQRTKLGKAMRAMSDNEDLARITGIPTERVIRTTWILGGGLTGVAGYMFVLWKGTLGFNDGWLLLLLVFAAVILGGIGSIYGAIGGGIVIGLTASTSVIWIPSEFGRAAAFMVMIVILLFKPEGIFSGRTTA; via the coding sequence GTGAGTCTCTCTGAAACGTACGGCCGGTACCGCCGGACCCTCAGCGAGGAACCCCTCGCGATCGGGGTCGTTCTCGTGGCCCTCTGGATGGTTTGGACCCTCGCCAGCGGGCTGTTGACGGGGGGGATCCGGATCAGCGGCCTCGCCGCCCTCGTCTGGGACGGGCTGCTCCGGGGGCTGATAATCGGCCTGGCGGGTATCGGACTGTCGATGACGTACAGCATTCTCAACTTCGCGAACTTCGCGCACGGCGACTACCTCACGAGCGGCGCGTTCGCCGGGATGGCCACCAGCTACCTCGTCGCGGGGATCGGCGAGAACAGCGTCGGCGCGCTGCTGCTCGTCGGTGCCGGCGGATCGGTGTTCGGCGGCGCGCTCGGGATCGGCGTCACCACGTCGCCGATCGCGGTCGTTCTCGGGGCGCTCGTCGCGGGCGTCGCCACCGTCGCGCTGGCGCTTTCCATCGACCGGTTCGTGTACAAACCGATCCGCGACGAGAGCGGGATCGCCCTGCTCATCACGAGCATCGGCGTCGCGTTCGCGCTCCGGTACCTCATCCAGTTCGTCTTCGGGGCCGGCGTGCGCGGGACGACCGCGGCCGGGTCGGTGCCCCGGCTGGACGTGCCGGCGTTCGACGGGACGTTCCGGGTCACCGCCCACGACGTCACCCTCATCCTCGTCGCGGCCGGACTGATGCTCGGCGTCCACCTGCTGTTACAGCGGACCAAACTGGGGAAGGCGATGCGCGCGATGTCCGACAACGAGGACCTCGCGCGGATCACGGGGATCCCGACCGAGCGGGTCATCCGCACGACGTGGATCCTCGGCGGCGGGCTCACCGGCGTCGCGGGGTACATGTTCGTCCTCTGGAAGGGGACGCTCGGCTTCAACGACGGCTGGCTCCTGTTGTTGTTGGTGTTCGCCGCGGTCATCCTCGGCGGCATCGGCTCGATCTACGGGGCGATCGGGGGCGGGATCGTCATCGGACTGACCGCCTCGACGTCCGTGATCTGGATCCCCTCCGAGTTCGGGCGCGCCGCCGCGTTCATGGTGATGATCGTGATCCTGTTGTTCAAACCTGAAGGCATCTTCAGCGGGAGGACCACGGCATGA